The Denitrificimonas caeni genome has a segment encoding these proteins:
- a CDS encoding restriction endonuclease subunit S has product MSKYQAYSEYKDSGNRLLGEIPKHWQLTRIKYVAEITPKKPRVDRQQMCSFIPMEKLKTNSIVLDEIRQIGDVYDGYTYFANNDILMAKVTPCFENKNIAIAKGLINQIGFGSSEIYPIRVNEKTNNRFLFYRLQEDGFMELAIGAMTGAGGLRRVPSETLANYIYALPAYEEQEKIASFLDHETAKIDTLIDKQQQLIQLLKEKRQAVISHAVTKGLNPNAPMRDSGVEWLGEVPAHWCVKRFKSLFKIRKRISGELGHDVLSITQKGIKVKDIESGDGQLSMDYSKYQIVKKGDFAMNHMDLLTGFVDVSKFDGVTSPDYRVFTLEDKNSEPEFFLCFLQMGYINKLFFPFGQGAAHIGRWRLPTEAFYDFLAPCPPTNEQKEIANFIFDNLKKIEALESKALSMIALMKERRTALISAAVTGKIDVRHWQAPEAAEGKKAI; this is encoded by the coding sequence ATGAGTAAGTATCAGGCGTATTCGGAATATAAGGATTCTGGTAATAGGCTGCTCGGTGAGATTCCCAAGCATTGGCAGTTGACTCGAATTAAATATGTAGCAGAAATAACACCCAAAAAACCGCGTGTAGATCGTCAACAGATGTGCAGCTTTATTCCTATGGAAAAGCTTAAGACAAACTCGATCGTATTGGATGAGATCCGACAGATCGGTGATGTTTACGATGGTTACACCTACTTTGCAAATAACGATATTTTAATGGCTAAGGTTACGCCATGTTTTGAAAACAAGAATATTGCTATCGCTAAAGGGTTAATCAATCAAATAGGCTTTGGTTCTTCTGAGATTTATCCTATTCGGGTCAATGAAAAGACGAACAACAGATTTTTATTTTATCGTCTGCAAGAAGACGGCTTTATGGAATTGGCTATTGGCGCGATGACTGGAGCAGGAGGTTTAAGGCGCGTCCCGTCGGAAACTCTTGCGAATTATATCTACGCGTTACCAGCGTACGAAGAACAAGAAAAAATCGCCAGCTTCCTCGATCACGAAACCGCCAAAATCGACACCCTGATCGATAAGCAACAACAGCTTATCCAGCTGCTAAAAGAAAAACGCCAAGCCGTTATTAGCCATGCCGTCACTAAAGGCCTAAACCCTAACGCCCCTATGCGTGATTCAGGTGTGGAGTGGTTAGGAGAAGTGCCGGCGCATTGGTGTGTTAAGCGATTCAAAAGTTTGTTTAAAATCAGAAAAAGAATTTCAGGTGAGTTAGGCCACGATGTTCTTTCAATTACTCAGAAAGGCATAAAGGTTAAAGATATTGAAAGTGGAGATGGGCAGCTTTCGATGGATTATTCAAAATACCAGATTGTTAAAAAAGGGGATTTTGCAATGAATCACATGGACTTGTTAACAGGCTTTGTAGATGTTTCAAAATTTGATGGAGTGACAAGCCCAGATTATCGAGTTTTTACTTTGGAAGATAAAAACTCAGAGCCTGAATTTTTCTTATGTTTTTTGCAAATGGGCTATATTAATAAACTCTTTTTTCCTTTTGGACAAGGTGCGGCACATATCGGTCGTTGGCGCCTACCAACAGAAGCATTCTATGATTTCTTAGCACCATGCCCGCCGACAAATGAGCAGAAAGAAATTGCAAATTTTATATTTGATAATTTAAAGAAGATAGAGGCTTTAGAGAGCAAAGCCCTATCTATGATTGCTCTAATGAAAGAACGCCGCACAGCTCTAATCTCCGCAGCTGTTACTGGCAAAATCGATGTACGTCATTGGCAAGCTCCTGAAGCAGCCGAAGGTAAGAAAGCTATATGA
- a CDS encoding Fic family protein yields MLLSTTHATMQVAADLAPRKLPRMWPASTAQVTTQAESVEEQVLAFCQQAKSRAEIQEHLGLKDREHFRKEILNPLLDSGQLLRTLPDKPTSPNQQFYTAQGEYAEGRVNE; encoded by the coding sequence ATGTTATTGTCGACCACGCATGCCACCATGCAAGTTGCTGCCGATCTAGCACCCCGCAAGCTACCCCGCATGTGGCCAGCAAGCACCGCGCAAGTCACCACGCAAGCTGAGTCAGTCGAGGAGCAGGTATTAGCTTTTTGCCAGCAAGCTAAAAGCCGTGCGGAAATTCAAGAACACCTAGGCCTGAAAGATCGTGAGCACTTTAGAAAAGAGATTTTAAACCCGCTACTGGACAGCGGTCAGTTGTTGCGCACCTTGCCGGACAAGCCCACCAGCCCTAACCAACAGTTTTACACTGCGCAGGGTGAGTATGCAGAGGGGCGTGTAAATGAGTAA
- a CDS encoding type I restriction-modification system subunit M, whose amino-acid sequence MTDKVTANNLASYCWSIADLLRGDFRQSQYGRIILPFTLLRRLEGVLEASKAQVLAKYAEIQPMNLPEEAQEKLLLRATQINGHTLSFYNVSKMDLSKLGQDDIKSNLESYIQGFSKDAREIFEYFNFAEFLGQLNDADLLFKVVQRVRQTDLSPKAVSNHDMGLVFEELIRRFAESSNDTAGEHFTPRDIVRLTTALVFMEDDDALTKPGIIRTIYDPTAGTGGFLSSGMEYVHELNPQAVMRAYGQELNPESYAICKADMLIKGQDVSNIKLGNTLSNDQLYADKFDYMLSNPPFGVDWKKIESSIKDEHTLKGFDGRFGPGLPRVSDGSLLFLMHLISKLRDSQEGDVQGGTNVAGGRTPGATGGRIGIILNGSPLFTGGAGSGESEIRRYLLEADLVEAIIGLPTDMFYNTGIATYVWVLSNKKRAERKGKVQLINGVNLYSKMRKSLGSKRNEMSESDIATIIRSFGAFTEEEARDLDKPADVKSNRGRQSANPKAETAKTFASKIFDNHAFGYRRITIERPLRESYQFSDERIAELRFDDKQLNAPMQWVYDSYGQNWSDNPECEHYGVFNDEQAIEIRGHIKTNFSDLKEAKIKELLERKTWLDCKQLMQQAKQLQAEIGNAQHDDMNGYAAAVKAAMQAQDLKIATRELKLITAAVSWKNPAAEKVIKKVHKAKPNPLYGLFDVNGKTIEYQPDSELRDNENVALDPSQSVDALNEAYFIKEVQPHVPDAWIDASKKDAKDEQIGIVGYEIPFNRHFYEYQPPRDLAEIDADLDAVSAEIMALLQEVHS is encoded by the coding sequence ATGACGGATAAAGTTACTGCAAATAACCTCGCTTCTTATTGCTGGTCGATCGCTGATTTATTACGCGGCGACTTCAGACAAAGCCAATATGGCCGCATTATTTTGCCCTTCACTTTATTGCGTCGCTTAGAAGGCGTACTGGAAGCCAGTAAAGCGCAAGTGCTGGCTAAATATGCAGAGATTCAGCCGATGAATCTGCCGGAAGAGGCGCAAGAAAAGCTGCTGCTCAGAGCAACGCAAATCAACGGCCACACGCTCAGCTTTTATAACGTCTCGAAAATGGATCTCTCCAAGTTGGGGCAAGACGACATTAAGTCCAATCTGGAAAGCTATATCCAAGGCTTCTCTAAAGATGCCCGAGAGATTTTTGAGTACTTTAACTTTGCCGAGTTTTTAGGCCAGCTTAATGATGCTGATTTGCTGTTTAAGGTCGTGCAGCGCGTGCGTCAAACCGACCTCAGTCCCAAGGCCGTGTCCAACCATGACATGGGCTTGGTGTTTGAAGAGTTAATCCGCCGCTTTGCTGAAAGCTCCAATGACACCGCCGGAGAGCACTTTACCCCGCGCGATATCGTGCGCCTCACCACCGCTTTGGTGTTTATGGAGGATGACGATGCCCTAACCAAGCCCGGCATTATCCGCACTATTTATGACCCTACTGCAGGTACCGGCGGCTTTCTCTCGTCGGGCATGGAGTACGTACACGAACTGAATCCGCAAGCAGTGATGCGCGCCTATGGTCAAGAGTTGAATCCAGAAAGTTACGCCATTTGTAAAGCCGACATGCTGATCAAAGGCCAAGATGTGTCCAATATCAAACTGGGCAACACCTTATCCAACGACCAGCTCTACGCCGATAAATTCGACTACATGCTGTCCAATCCGCCGTTTGGTGTGGATTGGAAAAAGATTGAATCCAGCATTAAAGACGAACATACCCTGAAAGGTTTTGACGGTCGTTTTGGCCCTGGCTTGCCGCGAGTTTCTGATGGTTCGTTATTGTTCTTAATGCACCTGATCAGCAAGCTGCGTGATAGCCAGGAAGGCGATGTACAAGGAGGTACGAATGTCGCGGGAGGCAGGACGCCGGGAGCGACCGGTGGACGTATCGGCATTATCCTCAACGGCTCGCCACTCTTTACCGGTGGTGCAGGTTCGGGTGAATCCGAAATTCGCCGCTATCTATTAGAAGCCGACTTGGTGGAAGCCATTATTGGTCTGCCCACCGACATGTTCTACAACACCGGCATCGCCACCTATGTTTGGGTGCTGTCCAATAAAAAGCGCGCCGAGCGCAAAGGCAAGGTGCAGCTGATCAATGGCGTCAATCTGTACAGCAAAATGCGCAAATCCCTCGGCAGCAAACGCAATGAAATGAGCGAGTCCGATATCGCCACCATCATTCGCAGCTTTGGTGCCTTTACTGAAGAAGAAGCGCGCGATTTAGATAAGCCTGCTGATGTTAAAAGCAATCGTGGCCGCCAGTCAGCTAACCCCAAAGCTGAAACCGCGAAAACCTTTGCCAGCAAGATTTTCGACAACCACGCTTTTGGTTACCGCCGCATCACCATCGAGCGGCCATTGCGGGAAAGCTACCAGTTCAGTGACGAGCGCATTGCCGAACTGCGCTTTGATGACAAGCAACTCAATGCGCCAATGCAGTGGGTGTACGACAGCTACGGGCAGAACTGGAGCGACAACCCAGAATGCGAACATTACGGCGTTTTTAATGACGAGCAAGCCATCGAGATTCGTGGCCATATCAAAACCAACTTCAGCGATTTAAAAGAAGCCAAAATCAAAGAGCTGCTGGAGCGTAAAACCTGGCTGGACTGCAAGCAACTGATGCAACAGGCCAAGCAACTGCAAGCAGAAATTGGCAATGCACAGCACGACGATATGAACGGCTACGCTGCTGCAGTTAAAGCCGCCATGCAAGCCCAAGATTTAAAAATCGCTACCCGCGAGCTCAAACTGATCACCGCCGCCGTCAGTTGGAAAAACCCAGCCGCCGAGAAAGTGATTAAGAAAGTCCATAAAGCCAAACCTAACCCGCTGTATGGCTTGTTTGATGTCAACGGCAAAACCATCGAATACCAGCCCGACAGCGAGCTGCGCGATAACGAAAACGTCGCGCTAGATCCAAGCCAAAGCGTGGACGCCCTCAACGAAGCCTACTTTATAAAAGAAGTACAGCCCCATGTGCCGGATGCTTGGATCGATGCCAGTAAGAAAGATGCGAAAGACGAGCAGATTGGCATTGTCGGTTACGAGATTCCCTTTAACCGCCACTTCTACGAATACCAGCCACCACGGGATTTAGCTGAGATTGATGCGGATTTGGATGCGGTGTCGGCGGAGATTATGGCGCTGCTGCAAGAGGTGCATTCGTAA
- a CDS encoding insulinase family protein, whose product MQRTHTDQQPIWQTTLGEGCQLTVLQTAQAQQAAVALSFAAGSHHEPAQYLGMAHFLEHLVFRGSEKYAADDGLMAFIQRHAGQVNAQTQGQQTLFHFQVDAPLLQDALARLVDMLTAPLLSSELLRTEREVINEEFALYCRTPQVLMDAALAPCLLAEHPLQRFYAGNRYTLDIESKDFAQALHGFHQRAYLRSALKIVLVLPQPWELWQAELLDTLGPLACTPRNLSVPSLPKLQVERTAAVRLSLPMNERHWVLHVPINQAGLGLAELAEKTQHALALSTGQTFLNIARQHGWCTDISVRASFSAQEQGVLSIYFRETSGEQAALFEAFIQWMQQWQQVLQSPPQQVYEQQAQANRWLLASPLQQAQQVLVHGWPLQQGISAKCLAALDAVLGALTIGAVVQVQAGPEAVSGHYDYGLPLQVQRAEALSANVAKSAIEFDFTREVNTAIERYSAAEEETVILSGQLLARHQAALCHYQPPCLPDTVAVCYWGWAVANAQVLAQCLAQHLAAVSEVLSYNAVDWQTECTQSMLFIRLSGPANYLPVAANRLLTALEASFVVQPQQPRAPFALRRLLQRLPTALAGAWPVTEADSISMLALAAQPQSALWLGGTEASLQALELRFAKRLQPIGSAPESAVAASGWQQIAEGSAGEALLVLYIPLPASKCAAKDRLRLLNQVVAQYLQQALQYYLRDEKGLCYAVFAQSYAQGDYEGLTCAVQSSKVGAARLLAEIKYCLADLLQRLANDWAGLKADLEALKNQLAQGDLGYEQLSVILFRHWREQRLHTGLLAEVEAQQQLSFEVFAEYCQALQDTQRWLLLSNQPRN is encoded by the coding sequence ATGCAGCGAACACACACCGATCAGCAACCCATATGGCAAACAACTTTAGGCGAAGGCTGCCAGTTGACAGTATTGCAGACTGCGCAGGCTCAACAGGCTGCGGTAGCATTAAGCTTTGCCGCTGGCAGTCATCATGAACCTGCTCAATATCTAGGAATGGCGCACTTTTTAGAGCACTTGGTGTTTCGCGGTAGTGAAAAGTATGCCGCAGATGACGGTCTAATGGCGTTTATTCAACGTCACGCTGGTCAAGTTAACGCACAAACCCAAGGTCAACAGACGCTATTTCATTTTCAGGTAGATGCACCTTTATTGCAGGATGCTCTTGCGCGGCTGGTTGATATGTTAACAGCGCCACTGCTCAGTTCAGAGCTATTGCGCACTGAGCGGGAAGTTATTAATGAAGAGTTCGCTTTGTACTGTCGAACGCCACAGGTCTTAATGGATGCGGCGCTGGCCCCATGTTTGTTAGCAGAGCACCCTTTGCAGCGTTTTTATGCTGGCAATCGATACACTTTGGATATTGAGTCGAAAGACTTTGCTCAAGCTTTGCACGGGTTTCATCAGCGGGCTTATTTACGCAGCGCATTAAAGATAGTTTTAGTGTTGCCGCAACCTTGGGAGCTTTGGCAGGCAGAGCTACTCGACACTTTAGGCCCGTTAGCCTGTACTCCACGTAATTTATCTGTTCCGAGCTTACCTAAATTACAAGTGGAGAGGACTGCCGCAGTACGGCTTAGTTTGCCAATGAATGAGCGGCATTGGGTTTTGCATGTGCCTATTAATCAGGCAGGACTAGGCTTGGCTGAGTTGGCAGAAAAAACTCAGCATGCACTGGCGTTGAGCACGGGGCAGACATTCTTAAACATTGCGCGGCAGCATGGGTGGTGTACTGACATTAGCGTGCGAGCTTCCTTTAGCGCTCAAGAACAAGGAGTGTTGAGTATATATTTCAGGGAGACCAGTGGTGAGCAGGCAGCTTTGTTTGAGGCTTTTATCCAGTGGATGCAGCAGTGGCAACAAGTGTTACAGAGCCCACCTCAGCAAGTCTATGAGCAGCAAGCGCAAGCCAACCGTTGGTTGTTAGCGAGTCCCTTGCAACAAGCACAGCAGGTATTGGTTCACGGCTGGCCATTGCAACAGGGAATTTCAGCGAAGTGTTTAGCTGCCTTGGATGCAGTACTGGGTGCGTTAACGATTGGTGCTGTGGTGCAAGTGCAAGCAGGGCCAGAAGCCGTCAGTGGGCACTATGATTATGGTTTGCCATTGCAAGTGCAGCGAGCAGAAGCACTATCGGCGAATGTAGCGAAATCCGCTATAGAGTTTGATTTTACTCGTGAAGTAAATACAGCAATTGAGCGATATTCAGCGGCAGAGGAAGAGACAGTAATATTATCTGGGCAGCTCCTAGCAAGACATCAGGCCGCCTTGTGTCATTATCAGCCACCCTGTTTACCGGATACTGTGGCGGTGTGTTATTGGGGGTGGGCGGTGGCCAATGCACAAGTGCTGGCGCAATGCTTAGCGCAGCATTTGGCAGCTGTTTCTGAGGTGCTGAGCTACAACGCTGTGGATTGGCAAACTGAGTGTACACAGAGCATGTTATTTATTCGCTTGAGTGGCCCCGCAAATTATTTGCCTGTGGCGGCCAATCGGTTGTTAACTGCTTTAGAAGCGTCGTTTGTTGTTCAGCCGCAGCAGCCCAGAGCACCTTTTGCCTTGCGCCGTCTCTTGCAAAGATTACCTACGGCTTTGGCTGGGGCTTGGCCCGTAACAGAGGCAGACTCGATATCTATGCTGGCTTTGGCTGCTCAGCCGCAGTCCGCGCTTTGGTTGGGTGGCACAGAAGCCAGCTTACAGGCTTTGGAGTTACGCTTTGCTAAGCGCTTGCAGCCCATTGGCTCGGCTCCCGAAAGTGCAGTTGCAGCCAGTGGCTGGCAACAGATAGCAGAAGGCAGTGCAGGGGAGGCGTTGTTAGTCTTGTATATACCTCTGCCTGCCAGTAAATGTGCTGCTAAAGATCGATTGCGCCTGCTTAATCAGGTTGTTGCCCAATATTTACAGCAGGCCTTACAATATTATTTACGTGATGAGAAAGGGCTTTGCTATGCAGTATTTGCCCAGTCCTATGCGCAAGGGGATTATGAAGGGCTTACTTGTGCAGTGCAGTCCAGTAAGGTTGGTGCAGCACGCTTACTGGCAGAAATCAAATACTGCTTAGCGGACTTGCTGCAACGTTTGGCCAATGATTGGGCAGGTTTAAAGGCTGATTTGGAAGCCCTAAAAAACCAGTTAGCACAAGGTGATTTGGGCTACGAACAGCTTAGCGTTATCTTATTCCGTCATTGGCGTGAGCAGCGTTTACACACAGGACTGCTAGCTGAGGTAGAGGCTCAGCAACAGCTGAGTTTTGAGGTGTTTGCTGAGTATTGCCAAGCGTTACAAGATACTCAGAGGTGGCTGCTCTTAAGTAATCAGCCCAGAAATTAA
- a CDS encoding porin: protein MALAGAIAAASSSAFAEIVLYDQDDTTFSTDGYVNAFYVNSDVDRAGDQFDRRQSRVKMGFLPNYIGFNMSKKIDGLQLGARASFWVTINDSDDNGTGTDIDVRQFYGTAAGEWGEVLIGKDFGLFARSNILLDEMLAGYGQVSDTLGLVDGGGVSFGNIGSGYPYPFPTSQITYRSPVMSGFRAAVGIMDPVDTNDKSALGKAYQKNPRFESELTYQFDVSGVQIYSWLNGAYQTSENTDSSVKNITSKGLGYGVQAKMGGFSVSGSGFNAKGINPFFTNNVGNAVLRDVDSRGYLAQGSYRFGKNRVALSYGKTKDDGNGVVATGANYETRGVAFFHDVNDNLKLVAEYNQFEINGHKGNKLSNEDTDTFAVGAVITW from the coding sequence ATGGCTCTAGCTGGAGCCATTGCTGCAGCCAGCAGTTCAGCCTTTGCTGAAATTGTTTTATATGACCAAGACGATACAACGTTTTCGACTGATGGTTATGTGAATGCTTTCTATGTGAACAGTGACGTTGATCGTGCTGGAGACCAATTCGATCGTCGTCAGTCGCGGGTAAAAATGGGGTTTTTACCGAACTATATTGGTTTCAATATGAGTAAAAAGATTGATGGTCTGCAGTTGGGTGCGCGAGCATCATTCTGGGTGACCATTAACGACAGTGATGATAATGGAACTGGTACAGACATCGATGTACGGCAGTTTTACGGTACTGCTGCAGGGGAGTGGGGTGAGGTATTGATCGGTAAGGACTTCGGTCTGTTTGCCCGTTCCAATATACTTCTCGATGAGATGCTGGCGGGTTATGGTCAAGTGAGTGATACCCTCGGTTTAGTCGATGGTGGCGGTGTTTCGTTTGGTAATATCGGCAGTGGCTACCCATATCCTTTCCCTACTTCACAGATCACCTATCGCTCTCCAGTTATGAGTGGTTTCCGTGCTGCAGTTGGTATTATGGATCCAGTTGATACCAATGATAAAAGCGCGCTGGGTAAGGCGTATCAAAAGAATCCTCGTTTTGAGTCTGAACTGACCTATCAGTTTGATGTGTCCGGAGTGCAGATATATTCATGGCTCAACGGCGCCTATCAAACCTCAGAAAACACCGATAGCAGCGTTAAAAATATAACCTCAAAAGGCTTAGGTTATGGTGTGCAAGCTAAAATGGGCGGTTTTAGCGTAAGTGGCTCAGGCTTTAATGCAAAAGGTATAAATCCGTTTTTTACCAATAACGTTGGTAATGCCGTTTTACGTGATGTCGACAGCAGAGGATATTTAGCACAAGGCTCCTATCGCTTTGGTAAAAATCGTGTGGCTTTGAGCTACGGTAAAACTAAAGACGATGGGAATGGTGTTGTTGCCACCGGTGCAAACTATGAAACCCGTGGTGTAGCGTTCTTTCATGATGTCAATGACAACCTGAAGCTTGTTGCTGAATACAATCAGTTTGAAATTAACGGTCATAAGGGCAATAAGCTGAGCAACGAAGACACCGATACTTTTGCAGTGGGTGCAGTTATAACGTGGTAA
- the nosP gene encoding nitric oxide-sensing protein NosP: MSIEQLPLDSEGVITAVSFAQQAEDVAQDLARQLINPHLGFVLFFCSAKYDLAALSQALEATFGGVSLVGCTTAGEISQEGYGRGCISAIGFDHRYFSIASVLVDEMERFTLYDAQKLVENLVNECRSNAVAPIKDHSFALTLLDGLSSREEVVLGALSAALGSIPHFGGSAGDDNHLTRTHVYYCGQFYNGAAVVVLINTLLDFEVFTTHHLQPSTEKLVITKVDSDSRRVLEFNAEPAALEYARLIGRPVETLDMHTFACYPLAVKISENYYPRSIQQTHEDHSLTFYCAVENGIVLTAMHTTSLLDNVNHIFAGLNQRLGEPLITIGCDCFLRRLEIDIKGGQTDIEQALQAQNVIGFNTYGEQFNGMHINQTFTGVAIGRAKYRAG, from the coding sequence ATGAGTATAGAGCAGTTGCCATTGGACAGTGAGGGGGTCATCACAGCGGTCTCTTTTGCGCAGCAAGCAGAAGACGTTGCTCAGGATTTAGCACGGCAATTGATTAACCCGCATTTGGGTTTTGTTTTGTTTTTTTGTTCGGCTAAATATGACTTAGCTGCTTTATCGCAAGCGCTTGAAGCTACCTTTGGAGGCGTCTCTTTGGTGGGCTGCACTACCGCAGGCGAGATCAGTCAAGAAGGTTATGGCCGTGGTTGTATCAGTGCCATTGGTTTTGATCACCGCTACTTTTCTATTGCTAGCGTGCTGGTGGATGAAATGGAGCGCTTTACCTTATATGACGCTCAAAAGTTAGTCGAAAACTTAGTAAATGAGTGCCGCAGTAATGCTGTAGCACCGATTAAAGATCACAGTTTTGCTTTAACGCTACTTGACGGATTATCCAGTCGTGAAGAGGTGGTTTTGGGCGCGCTCAGTGCCGCTTTGGGCAGTATCCCTCATTTTGGTGGTTCCGCCGGTGATGACAACCATTTAACCCGTACCCATGTGTATTACTGCGGCCAGTTTTATAACGGTGCAGCCGTTGTAGTGCTGATCAATACGCTTTTGGACTTTGAGGTTTTTACTACACACCACTTACAACCTTCTACTGAAAAACTAGTGATCACCAAAGTGGATAGTGATTCACGGCGGGTGCTGGAGTTTAACGCTGAGCCGGCTGCTCTGGAATATGCCCGCTTAATTGGGCGGCCGGTAGAAACACTGGATATGCATACTTTTGCCTGTTATCCGCTAGCGGTGAAAATCAGTGAAAACTATTACCCGCGCTCTATTCAGCAAACCCATGAAGACCATAGTTTGACGTTTTATTGTGCTGTGGAAAACGGCATTGTTTTAACTGCCATGCACACTACCTCGTTGCTGGATAATGTGAATCATATCTTTGCGGGGCTCAATCAGCGCCTGGGAGAGCCTTTAATCACTATTGGTTGTGATTGTTTTTTAAGACGCCTAGAAATCGATATTAAAGGCGGGCAGACGGATATCGAGCAGGCTTTGCAGGCGCAAAATGTCATTGGCTTTAACACCTATGGTGAGCAGTTTAATGGTATGCATATCAACCAAACCTTTACTGGGGTGGCAATTGGACGAGCAAAATATCGCGCAGGTTGA